A single Hippocampus zosterae strain Florida chromosome 1, ASM2543408v3, whole genome shotgun sequence DNA region contains:
- the bcl6b gene encoding B-cell lymphoma 6 protein homolog isoform X3 encodes MASGTEGPGASAGYVKEFTRHCSDVLLNLNELRHRGILTDATLAVGDARLRAHSAVLVACSGFFYSLSTRAEQHMSVSLPGHLEPGGVSLLLDFMYTSRLPLTPATAPGVLAAAAYLQMDHVADTCRDFMRLHCREKTISRHPRLELDPRVSAASVGPKGGDLPNPGPQAARRVGVPAEPADPLAPPRKPASEDLKKEPDSPPPSPGSPARCGCQPSSPAESKTCNNSPASCNKRDGPDALAAQRDGKATPDPKWRNWKKYKYIVLNPLCLGSSAKEEPRRRLAGAAQAWPGEVPGQIDRQGQASCYEGSGRAPPLGPPASAQEGAANGRKRHHQATDRQCYAPHPGNTRGGKTVLSDGKPYRCDVCGAHFNRPANLKTHARIHSGEKPYRCDTCGARFVQVAHLRAHILIHTGEKPYPCHICGTRFRHLQTLKSHLRIHTGEKPYSCEKCELRFRHKSQLRLHLRQKHGAVTNTKVRYKVLTEPYPPLLQAC; translated from the exons ATGGCGTCAGGCACGGAAGGCCCCGGCGCGTCCGCCGGCTACGTGAAGGAGTTCACGCGCCACTGCAGCGACGTGCTGCTCAACCTCAACGAGCTCCGGCACCGCGGCATCTTGACGGACGCCACCCTGGCGGTGGGCGACGCGCGGCTACGGGCTCACTCCGCCGTGCTGGTGGCCTGCAG CGGGTTCTTCTATTCGCTTTCCACGCGGGCCGAGCAGCACATGAGCGTGTCCCTGCCGGGCCACCTGGAGCCCGGCGGCGTCTCCCTCCTGCTGGACTTCATGTACACGTCCCGCCTGCCCCTGACGCCCGCCACCGCCCCCGGCGTGCTTGCCGCCGCCGCCTACCTGCAGATGGACCACGTGGCCGACACCTGCCGGGACTTCATGCGGCTGCACTG CAGGGAAAAGACGATCAGCAGACACCCCCGATTGGAGCTGGACCCCAGGGTGTCTGCGGCTTCCGTGGGCCCCAAAGGTGGAGACCTGCCAAATCCTGGCCCACAAGCGGCGCGCCGAGTCGG GGTGCCGGCCGAGCCGGCGGACCCGCTGGCGCCTCCGCGGAAGCCCGCTTCAGAGGATCTAAAGAAGGAGCCCGACTCGCCGCCTCCGTCTCCCGGCAGCCCGGCCCGCTGCGGCTGCCAGCCCAGCTCCCCCGCCGAGTCCAAAACCTGCAACAACAGTCCTGCG AGTTGTAACAAGCGGGACGGTCCGGACGCGCTGGCGGCTCAGCGCGACGGCAAAGCCACGCCGGACCCAAAGTGGCGCAACTGGAAAAAGTACAAGTACATCGTCCTCAACCCTCTGTGCCTCGGGAGCTCGGCGAAGGAGGAGCCACGGCGGCGCCTGGCCGGCGCGGCGCAGGCGTGGCCCGGAGAAGTGCCCGGTCAGATTGATAG ACAGGGGCAGGCCTCCTGCTACGAGGGTTCTGGCCGAGCCCCTCCCCTCGGGCCACCCGCCTCCGCGCAGGAGGGAGCGGCCAATGGACGTAAG CGCCACCATCAGGCCACCGATCGGCAGTGCTACGCGCCTCACCCGGGCAACACCAGAGGAGGCAAAACCGTACTTTCGG ACGGCAAGCCGTACCGCTGCGACGTGTGCGGCGCCCACTTCAACCGGCCGGCCAACCTCAAGACGCACGCCCGCATCCACTCGGGCGAGAAGCCGTACCGCTGCGACACCTGCGGCGCCCGATTCGTTCAG gtgGCTCACCTGCGAGCCCACATCCTGAtccacacgggcgagaagccgTACCCGTGTCACATTTGCGGCACCCGCTTCCGCCACCTGCAGACCCTCAAGAGCCACCTGCGCATCCACACCGGGGAGAAGCCGTACTCG TGCGAAAAGTGCGAGCTCCGCTTCCGCCACAAGAGTCAGCTGCGCCTGCACCTGCGCCAGAAGCACGGCGCCGTGACCAACACCAAGGTCCGCTACAAGGTCCTCACCGAGCCCTACCCGCCGCTTCTGCAGGCCTGCTaa
- the bcl6b gene encoding B-cell lymphoma 6 protein homolog isoform X1 has translation MASGTEGPGASAGYVKEFTRHCSDVLLNLNELRHRGILTDATLAVGDARLRAHSAVLVACSGFFYSLSTRAEQHMSVSLPGHLEPGGVSLLLDFMYTSRLPLTPATAPGVLAAAAYLQMDHVADTCRDFMRLHCREKTISRHPRLELDPRVSAASVGPKGGDLPNPGPQAARRVGVPAEPADPLAPPRKPASEDLKKEPDSPPPSPGSPARCGCQPSSPAESKTCNNSPASCNKRDGPDALAAQRDGKATPDPKWRNWKKYKYIVLNPLCLGSSAKEEPRRRLAGAAQAWPGEVPGQIDRQGQASCYEGSGRAPPLGPPASAQEGAANGPATHYRHHQATDRQCYAPHPGNTRGGKTVLSDGKPYRCDVCGAHFNRPANLKTHARIHSGEKPYRCDTCGARFVQVAHLRAHILIHTGEKPYPCHICGTRFRHLQTLKSHLRIHTGEKPYSCEKCELRFRHKSQLRLHLRQKHGAVTNTKVRYKVLTEPYPPLLQAC, from the exons ATGGCGTCAGGCACGGAAGGCCCCGGCGCGTCCGCCGGCTACGTGAAGGAGTTCACGCGCCACTGCAGCGACGTGCTGCTCAACCTCAACGAGCTCCGGCACCGCGGCATCTTGACGGACGCCACCCTGGCGGTGGGCGACGCGCGGCTACGGGCTCACTCCGCCGTGCTGGTGGCCTGCAG CGGGTTCTTCTATTCGCTTTCCACGCGGGCCGAGCAGCACATGAGCGTGTCCCTGCCGGGCCACCTGGAGCCCGGCGGCGTCTCCCTCCTGCTGGACTTCATGTACACGTCCCGCCTGCCCCTGACGCCCGCCACCGCCCCCGGCGTGCTTGCCGCCGCCGCCTACCTGCAGATGGACCACGTGGCCGACACCTGCCGGGACTTCATGCGGCTGCACTG CAGGGAAAAGACGATCAGCAGACACCCCCGATTGGAGCTGGACCCCAGGGTGTCTGCGGCTTCCGTGGGCCCCAAAGGTGGAGACCTGCCAAATCCTGGCCCACAAGCGGCGCGCCGAGTCGG GGTGCCGGCCGAGCCGGCGGACCCGCTGGCGCCTCCGCGGAAGCCCGCTTCAGAGGATCTAAAGAAGGAGCCCGACTCGCCGCCTCCGTCTCCCGGCAGCCCGGCCCGCTGCGGCTGCCAGCCCAGCTCCCCCGCCGAGTCCAAAACCTGCAACAACAGTCCTGCG AGTTGTAACAAGCGGGACGGTCCGGACGCGCTGGCGGCTCAGCGCGACGGCAAAGCCACGCCGGACCCAAAGTGGCGCAACTGGAAAAAGTACAAGTACATCGTCCTCAACCCTCTGTGCCTCGGGAGCTCGGCGAAGGAGGAGCCACGGCGGCGCCTGGCCGGCGCGGCGCAGGCGTGGCCCGGAGAAGTGCCCGGTCAGATTGATAG ACAGGGGCAGGCCTCCTGCTACGAGGGTTCTGGCCGAGCCCCTCCCCTCGGGCCACCCGCCTCCGCGCAGGAGGGAGCGGCCAATGGAC CTGCCACTCATTACCGCCACCATCAGGCCACCGATCGGCAGTGCTACGCGCCTCACCCGGGCAACACCAGAGGAGGCAAAACCGTACTTTCGG ACGGCAAGCCGTACCGCTGCGACGTGTGCGGCGCCCACTTCAACCGGCCGGCCAACCTCAAGACGCACGCCCGCATCCACTCGGGCGAGAAGCCGTACCGCTGCGACACCTGCGGCGCCCGATTCGTTCAG gtgGCTCACCTGCGAGCCCACATCCTGAtccacacgggcgagaagccgTACCCGTGTCACATTTGCGGCACCCGCTTCCGCCACCTGCAGACCCTCAAGAGCCACCTGCGCATCCACACCGGGGAGAAGCCGTACTCG TGCGAAAAGTGCGAGCTCCGCTTCCGCCACAAGAGTCAGCTGCGCCTGCACCTGCGCCAGAAGCACGGCGCCGTGACCAACACCAAGGTCCGCTACAAGGTCCTCACCGAGCCCTACCCGCCGCTTCTGCAGGCCTGCTaa
- the bcl6b gene encoding B-cell CLL/lymphoma 6 member B protein isoform X2, whose product MASGTEGPGASAGYVKEFTRHCSDVLLNLNELRHRGILTDATLAVGDARLRAHSAVLVACSGFFYSLSTRAEQHMSVSLPGHLEPGGVSLLLDFMYTSRLPLTPATAPGVLAAAAYLQMDHVADTCRDFMRLHWEKTISRHPRLELDPRVSAASVGPKGGDLPNPGPQAARRVGVPAEPADPLAPPRKPASEDLKKEPDSPPPSPGSPARCGCQPSSPAESKTCNNSPASCNKRDGPDALAAQRDGKATPDPKWRNWKKYKYIVLNPLCLGSSAKEEPRRRLAGAAQAWPGEVPGQIDRQGQASCYEGSGRAPPLGPPASAQEGAANGPATHYRHHQATDRQCYAPHPGNTRGGKTVLSDGKPYRCDVCGAHFNRPANLKTHARIHSGEKPYRCDTCGARFVQVAHLRAHILIHTGEKPYPCHICGTRFRHLQTLKSHLRIHTGEKPYSCEKCELRFRHKSQLRLHLRQKHGAVTNTKVRYKVLTEPYPPLLQAC is encoded by the exons ATGGCGTCAGGCACGGAAGGCCCCGGCGCGTCCGCCGGCTACGTGAAGGAGTTCACGCGCCACTGCAGCGACGTGCTGCTCAACCTCAACGAGCTCCGGCACCGCGGCATCTTGACGGACGCCACCCTGGCGGTGGGCGACGCGCGGCTACGGGCTCACTCCGCCGTGCTGGTGGCCTGCAG CGGGTTCTTCTATTCGCTTTCCACGCGGGCCGAGCAGCACATGAGCGTGTCCCTGCCGGGCCACCTGGAGCCCGGCGGCGTCTCCCTCCTGCTGGACTTCATGTACACGTCCCGCCTGCCCCTGACGCCCGCCACCGCCCCCGGCGTGCTTGCCGCCGCCGCCTACCTGCAGATGGACCACGTGGCCGACACCTGCCGGGACTTCATGCGGCTGCACTG GGAAAAGACGATCAGCAGACACCCCCGATTGGAGCTGGACCCCAGGGTGTCTGCGGCTTCCGTGGGCCCCAAAGGTGGAGACCTGCCAAATCCTGGCCCACAAGCGGCGCGCCGAGTCGG GGTGCCGGCCGAGCCGGCGGACCCGCTGGCGCCTCCGCGGAAGCCCGCTTCAGAGGATCTAAAGAAGGAGCCCGACTCGCCGCCTCCGTCTCCCGGCAGCCCGGCCCGCTGCGGCTGCCAGCCCAGCTCCCCCGCCGAGTCCAAAACCTGCAACAACAGTCCTGCG AGTTGTAACAAGCGGGACGGTCCGGACGCGCTGGCGGCTCAGCGCGACGGCAAAGCCACGCCGGACCCAAAGTGGCGCAACTGGAAAAAGTACAAGTACATCGTCCTCAACCCTCTGTGCCTCGGGAGCTCGGCGAAGGAGGAGCCACGGCGGCGCCTGGCCGGCGCGGCGCAGGCGTGGCCCGGAGAAGTGCCCGGTCAGATTGATAG ACAGGGGCAGGCCTCCTGCTACGAGGGTTCTGGCCGAGCCCCTCCCCTCGGGCCACCCGCCTCCGCGCAGGAGGGAGCGGCCAATGGAC CTGCCACTCATTACCGCCACCATCAGGCCACCGATCGGCAGTGCTACGCGCCTCACCCGGGCAACACCAGAGGAGGCAAAACCGTACTTTCGG ACGGCAAGCCGTACCGCTGCGACGTGTGCGGCGCCCACTTCAACCGGCCGGCCAACCTCAAGACGCACGCCCGCATCCACTCGGGCGAGAAGCCGTACCGCTGCGACACCTGCGGCGCCCGATTCGTTCAG gtgGCTCACCTGCGAGCCCACATCCTGAtccacacgggcgagaagccgTACCCGTGTCACATTTGCGGCACCCGCTTCCGCCACCTGCAGACCCTCAAGAGCCACCTGCGCATCCACACCGGGGAGAAGCCGTACTCG TGCGAAAAGTGCGAGCTCCGCTTCCGCCACAAGAGTCAGCTGCGCCTGCACCTGCGCCAGAAGCACGGCGCCGTGACCAACACCAAGGTCCGCTACAAGGTCCTCACCGAGCCCTACCCGCCGCTTCTGCAGGCCTGCTaa
- the trip6 gene encoding thyroid receptor-interacting protein 6 isoform X1, producing the protein MVNPAMSGPTWLPPGALDSPERAVPQPSRPAGSSVYRAPNKKAAPDFRPKYNPYDHNGAGAGGMATRYMATGPTGGPVHHSPGHHYSPPPQDERKRSAHGDGYEPMQRGPDNGGGHHSKIDADIDSLTAMLADLDGRPQDSGAQLYDNVPYNKYPSADGYDAGYPPHPQSHYRPPSSYGCPYAASQQDSRAAYPQPVPASYATASTPTGPRFSVQVKTAQPVTYSQTGRRAEQAYAPPGRHAPQLWYAPRPASPLQEMQRGRGPQGGVSRRGTENPQTGAPLSPAYPSGKHAAAPPRPEEELDRLTKKLVYDMNHPPAEDYFGRCAGCGDDVVGDGSGCVAMEQVFHVECFTCVACRGRLRGQPFYALDKKSYCEACYISTLEQCSKCRKPILDRILRAMGKAYHPRCFTCVVCNGCLDGVPFTVDATSQIHCIDDFHRKYAPRCSVCGEPIMPDAGREETVRIVALDRSFHVNCYVCEECGLLLSSEGEGRGCYPLDGHILCKGCSARRIQDLSAKISTDC; encoded by the exons ATGGTG AATCCCGCCATGTCCGGTCCTACCTGGCTGCCACCCGGGGCTTTGGATAGCCCCGAGCGGGCCGTCCCTCAGCCGTCTCGCCCCGCGGGCTCGTCCGTCTACCGCGCACCCAACAAGAAGGCCGCGCCTGACTTCCGGCCCAAATACAACCCGTACGACCACAATGGGGCGGGGGCCGGAGGGATGGCGACGAGGTACATGGCAACCGGACCCACag GTGGGCCCGTTCATCACTCCCCCGGCCATCACTATTCCCCGCCCCCGCAAGACGAGCGTAAGCGGAGCGCCCACGGGGACGGCTACGAGCCGATG CAGCGCGGCCCCGACAACGGCGGGGGCCACCACTCCAAGATCGACGCCGACATCGACTCGCTCACCGCCATGCTAGCCGACCTGGACGGGCGGCCGCAGGACTCGGGCGCGCAA CTGTACGACAACGTGCCTTACAACAAGTACCCGTCGGCGGACGGCTACGACGCGGGATACCCTCCGCACCCCCAGAGCCACTACCGGCCGCCGTCATCTTACGGATGCCCGTACGCCGCGTCGCAGCAGGATTCGCGCGCCGCGTACCCGCAGCCCGTGCCGGCGTCCTACGCCACCGCCTCCACCCCCACGGGCCCCCGCTTCAGCGTGCAGGTCAAGACGGCGCAGCCCGTCACCTACTCGCAGACGGGGAGGCGGGCCGAGCAGGCCTAcgcgccgcctggccggcacgcgCCGCAGCTTTGGTACGCGCCGCGCCCCGCCTCGCCGCTTCAGGAGATGCAGAGGGGGCGAGGGCCCCAGGGGGGCGTGTCCAGAAGAGGGACGGAAAACCCTCAAACGGGAGCGCCGCTCAGTCCCGCTTACCCGTCCGGCAAG CACGCGGCAGCGCCGCCCCGCCCGGAAGAGGAGTTGGATCGCCTCACCAAGAAGCTGGTGTACGACATGAACCACCCGCCGGCCGAGGACTATTTCG gcCGCTGCGCCGGCTGCGGCGACGACGTGGTGGGCGACGGCAGCGGCTGCGTGGCCATGGAGCAGGTCTTCCACGTGGAGTGCTTCACCTGCGTCGCCTGCCGCGGACGCCTACGGGGGCAGCCCTTCTACGCCCTGGACAAGAAGAGCTACTGCGAGGCGTGCTACATT AGTACCCTGGAGCAGTGTTCCAAGTGCCGCAAGCCCATTTTGGACCGCATCCTGCGCGCCATGGGGAAGGCGTACCACCCTCGCTGTTTTACCTGCGTGGTGTGTAACGGCTGCTTGGACGGCGTGCCCTTCACGGTGGACGCCACCTCGCAGATACACTGCATCGACGACTTCCACAG GAAGTATGCGCCTCGCTGCTCCGTGTGCGGCGAGCCCATCATGCCCGACGCGGGTCGGGAGGAGACGGTCAGGATTGTGGCGCTGGACCGAAGCTTTCACGTCAACTGTTACGTCTGCGAG GAATGCGGCCTCCTGCTGTCCTCGGAGGGCGAGGGGCGCGGCTGCTACCCGCTGGACGGCCACATCCTGTGCAAGGGCTGCAGCGCCCGGCGGATCCAGGACCTCTCGGCCAAAATCTCGACCGACTGCTGA
- the trip6 gene encoding thyroid receptor-interacting protein 6 isoform X2: MVNPAMSGPTWLPPGALDSPERAVPQPSRPAGSSVYRAPNKKAAPDFRPKYNPYDHNGAGAGGMATRYMATGPTGGPVHHSPGHHYSPPPQDERKRSAHGDGYEPMRGPDNGGGHHSKIDADIDSLTAMLADLDGRPQDSGAQLYDNVPYNKYPSADGYDAGYPPHPQSHYRPPSSYGCPYAASQQDSRAAYPQPVPASYATASTPTGPRFSVQVKTAQPVTYSQTGRRAEQAYAPPGRHAPQLWYAPRPASPLQEMQRGRGPQGGVSRRGTENPQTGAPLSPAYPSGKHAAAPPRPEEELDRLTKKLVYDMNHPPAEDYFGRCAGCGDDVVGDGSGCVAMEQVFHVECFTCVACRGRLRGQPFYALDKKSYCEACYISTLEQCSKCRKPILDRILRAMGKAYHPRCFTCVVCNGCLDGVPFTVDATSQIHCIDDFHRKYAPRCSVCGEPIMPDAGREETVRIVALDRSFHVNCYVCEECGLLLSSEGEGRGCYPLDGHILCKGCSARRIQDLSAKISTDC; encoded by the exons ATGGTG AATCCCGCCATGTCCGGTCCTACCTGGCTGCCACCCGGGGCTTTGGATAGCCCCGAGCGGGCCGTCCCTCAGCCGTCTCGCCCCGCGGGCTCGTCCGTCTACCGCGCACCCAACAAGAAGGCCGCGCCTGACTTCCGGCCCAAATACAACCCGTACGACCACAATGGGGCGGGGGCCGGAGGGATGGCGACGAGGTACATGGCAACCGGACCCACag GTGGGCCCGTTCATCACTCCCCCGGCCATCACTATTCCCCGCCCCCGCAAGACGAGCGTAAGCGGAGCGCCCACGGGGACGGCTACGAGCCGATG CGCGGCCCCGACAACGGCGGGGGCCACCACTCCAAGATCGACGCCGACATCGACTCGCTCACCGCCATGCTAGCCGACCTGGACGGGCGGCCGCAGGACTCGGGCGCGCAA CTGTACGACAACGTGCCTTACAACAAGTACCCGTCGGCGGACGGCTACGACGCGGGATACCCTCCGCACCCCCAGAGCCACTACCGGCCGCCGTCATCTTACGGATGCCCGTACGCCGCGTCGCAGCAGGATTCGCGCGCCGCGTACCCGCAGCCCGTGCCGGCGTCCTACGCCACCGCCTCCACCCCCACGGGCCCCCGCTTCAGCGTGCAGGTCAAGACGGCGCAGCCCGTCACCTACTCGCAGACGGGGAGGCGGGCCGAGCAGGCCTAcgcgccgcctggccggcacgcgCCGCAGCTTTGGTACGCGCCGCGCCCCGCCTCGCCGCTTCAGGAGATGCAGAGGGGGCGAGGGCCCCAGGGGGGCGTGTCCAGAAGAGGGACGGAAAACCCTCAAACGGGAGCGCCGCTCAGTCCCGCTTACCCGTCCGGCAAG CACGCGGCAGCGCCGCCCCGCCCGGAAGAGGAGTTGGATCGCCTCACCAAGAAGCTGGTGTACGACATGAACCACCCGCCGGCCGAGGACTATTTCG gcCGCTGCGCCGGCTGCGGCGACGACGTGGTGGGCGACGGCAGCGGCTGCGTGGCCATGGAGCAGGTCTTCCACGTGGAGTGCTTCACCTGCGTCGCCTGCCGCGGACGCCTACGGGGGCAGCCCTTCTACGCCCTGGACAAGAAGAGCTACTGCGAGGCGTGCTACATT AGTACCCTGGAGCAGTGTTCCAAGTGCCGCAAGCCCATTTTGGACCGCATCCTGCGCGCCATGGGGAAGGCGTACCACCCTCGCTGTTTTACCTGCGTGGTGTGTAACGGCTGCTTGGACGGCGTGCCCTTCACGGTGGACGCCACCTCGCAGATACACTGCATCGACGACTTCCACAG GAAGTATGCGCCTCGCTGCTCCGTGTGCGGCGAGCCCATCATGCCCGACGCGGGTCGGGAGGAGACGGTCAGGATTGTGGCGCTGGACCGAAGCTTTCACGTCAACTGTTACGTCTGCGAG GAATGCGGCCTCCTGCTGTCCTCGGAGGGCGAGGGGCGCGGCTGCTACCCGCTGGACGGCCACATCCTGTGCAAGGGCTGCAGCGCCCGGCGGATCCAGGACCTCTCGGCCAAAATCTCGACCGACTGCTGA
- the LOC127593827 gene encoding uncharacterized protein LOC127593827 — protein MAWLFYLWAASLVSAWAEPVPDGVLDMECHDRSFVIAVDLSFAGEDARFEAVDRTGTYAISEGYAAKCGYSVTVSPASGRAELRASYFSCHADQQDDGAFVFRFNLLSGRRGDLVYGLNKTCAPSLKWSPREVSCELNYMEVSVDSRVSCAAGTEEDHRNVLGHERDSSASDWRVMFQRDEEQMEPMSLRDAQELGYAFHLGGERLVFRTPYGQPDSFTAMVNGIPVEVVHATLVSRRRWSLILVDLVATCSMHQGDYEDDGHMVFKTPEAPYPGPSVTRVGVGVSLDGGLFEDGDVVTENDTVQIRIPLDAKGVLRKSFASGDLYEFYTFHVYVEQMFEDEDAETRLRLHRLLTTPLLPRPLWTQNRSVVEERLFQVYLGDVPQDVRLVLLRLNGREALYTNSCSVAAVAQPVRGHGYLLKVSFDDPAVTQMYHRAYGTVRYSLDINYTLSVLPENQLYDYSVSVTALAGPSPPVLNAVCSESGISFNADHWAFDLLWSIGVGSDTLTPELAARRGYRMSNESHKLQLDVPLHSRGFRYEEITLERFLGTFEILVKERQTGAVEKAVAKTCPFVTSELIVCSTDGRMTAVADLSRITPGGAAPSTSNLLDTSCGPAEADHTRALFSFPLNGCGSKVELRRGHVIYQNEIFYSGSEDADERLVVQCAYPLEGLHRLFSTYTFESDHPGTGSMIFTKGPAAAAAS, from the exons ATGGCGTGGCTCTTTTATTtgtg ggcGGCGTCGCTGGTGTCCGCGTGGGCCGAGCCTGTTCCCGATG GAGTCCTGGACATGGAGTGTCACGATCGTTCATTCGTGATAGCCGTGGACCTCTCGTTCGCCGGGGAGGACGCTCGCTTTGAGGCCGTTG ACCGGACGGGCACGTACGCCATCAGCGAGGGCTACGCGGCCAAGTGCGGCTACAGCGTCACCGTCTCCCCGGCGAGCGGACGGGCGGAGCTGCGCGCGTCCTACTTCAGCTGTCACGCGGACCAGCAG GACGACGGGGCGTTCGTGTTCCGCTTCAACCTGCTGTCGGGGCGCCGCGGCGACCTGGTCTACGGGCTGAACAAGACCTGCGCGCCGTCGCTCAAGTGGTCCCCGCGAGAGGTCTCCTGCGAGCTCAACTACATGGAG GTGTCCGTGGATAGCCGAGTCTCTTGCGCCGCCGGGACGGAGGAGGACCACCGCAATGTTCTCGGACAC GAACGCGACTCCTCCGCTTCGGACTGGCGGGTGATGTTCCAAAGGGACGAGGAGCAGATGGAGCCCATGAGTCTGCGGGACGCCCAAGAGCTAGGCTACGCCTTCCACCTCGGCGGCGAGAGGCTGGTGTTCCGCACCCCCTACGGACAGCCGGATTCGTTCACGGCCATG GTGAACGGCATCCCCGTGGAGGTGGTCCACGCCACTCTGGTCTCCAGACGGCGCTGGTCGCTCATCCTGGTGGACTTGGTGGCTACCTGCTCCATGC ACCAAGGCGATTACGAGGACGACGGCCACATGGTCTTCAAGACCCCTGAGGCGCCCTATCCCGGTCCTAGTGTCACACGTGTCGGCGTCGGCGTTAGCTTGGACGGCGGCCTTTTTGAGGACGGCGACGTGGTGACGGAGAATGACACGGTCCAGATTAGAATCCCCTTGGATGCAAAGGGTGTACTCAGGAAG AGTTTTGCGAGTGGCGACCTTTACGAGTTCTACACCTTCCACGTCTACGTGGAGCAAATGTTTGAGGACGAGGACGCGGAGACCAGGCTGCGGCTTCACCGGCTGCTGACCACGCCTTTGCTGCCGCGCCCCCTTTGGACCCAGAACCGAAGCGTCGTCGAGGAGCGGCTCTTTCAGGTCTACCTGGGCGACGTGCCCCAGGACGTCCGCTTGGTTTTGCTGCGACTCAACGGGCGCGAGGCGCTCTACACCAACTCCTGCTCAGTCGCCGCCGTGGCGCAACCCGTCCGCGGCCACGGCTACTTGCTGAAGGTGTCCTTCGACGACCCCGCCGTCACGCAGATG TACCACCGAGCGTACGGAACCGTGCGATACAGTTTGGACATCAACTACACGCTGAGCGTTCTGCCGGAAAACCAGCTCTACGACTACTCCGTGAGCGTCACGGCGCTGGCCGGCCCCT CTCCCCCAGTCCTGAATGCGGTTTGCTCGGAGTCCGGCATCAGCTTCAACGCGGACCACTGGGCGTTTGACTTGCTGTGGTCCATCGGAGTGGGCTCGGACACACTGACGCCGGAgttggcggcgcggcgcggctACCGGATGAGCAACGAGAGTCACAAACTGCAGCTGGATGTGCCGCTACATTCGCGGGGCTTCCGCTACGAG GAAATCACCCTGGAAAGATTCTTGGGCACTTTTGAGATCTTGGTGAAGGAGCGTCAAACGGGAGCGGTTGAAAAAGCCGTGGCAAAGACTTGTCCTTTTGTGACCTCAGAACTCATCG tgtgtTCCACTGATGGGAGGATGACGGCGGTGGCCGACCTGTCTCGGATAACCCCCGGCGGTGCCGCACCGTCTACGAGCAACCTACTGGACACTTCCTGCGGCCCGGCGGAAGCCGACCATACCAGGGCGCTTTTCTCTTTCCCGCTCAACGGCTGCGGCTCCAAAGTCGAG CTACGCCGTGGTCACGTGATCTATCAAAATGAGATTTTCTACAGCGGCTCCGAGGACGCCGACGAAAG GTTGGTGGTGCAGTGCGCGTATCCTCTGGAAGGCCTGCACAGGCTCTTCTCCACGTACACGTTCGAGTCGGACCACCCCGGGACGGGCAGCATGATCTTCACCAaggggccggcggcggcggcggcgtcg
- the LOC127595920 gene encoding uncharacterized protein LOC127595920: protein MEAKRELVSPAVPRRAVEPPSSYRTLQQPSHMAEYEAAGLGLSPRRQDLVWAPVWDRDSSSVPTASYYEATPWWGAIPHTVRPLGPARSGLRLNTPPPIMCTSPAPPNRADPFPRGPHAFRVLGGPAPMPCCNGHPGRAVVQLSAEEDLAVTCLLKLGYRDPEDPQVGWAVLAPPCGPSGAGWLEFRRPDDVEHYEEFLLPIPLTEEHP from the exons ATGGAAGCCAAGCGTGAGTTGGTGTCGCCTGCCGTGCCCCGGCGCGCAGTGGAGCCGCCGTCGTCCTACAGGACCCTGCAGCAGCCCTCCCATATGGCCGAGTACGAGGCCGCAGGTCTCGGCCTCTCCCCACGGAGGCAGGACCTCGTCTGGGCTCCAGTTTGGGACCGGGACTCCTCTTCGGTTCCCACCGCCAGCTACTACGAAGCCACCCCGTGGTGGGGAGCGATCCCCCACACTGTCAGACCTTTGGGG CCGGCACGGAGCGGCCTCCGGCTCAACACTCCGCCGCCGATCATGTGCACGAGCCCGGCTCCTCCCAATCGAGCCGACCCCTTCCCGCGCGGGCCGCACGCCTTCAGAGTCTTGGGCGGCCCCGCGCCGATGCCGTGCTGCAACGGTCACCCGGGACGGGCGGTTGTCCAGCTGAGCGCCGAGGAGGACCTGGCCGTCACGTGTCTCCTCAAACTGGGCTACCGAGACCCCGAAGACCCTCAG GTGGGCTGGGCGGTCTTGGCTCCGCCCTGCGGTCCGAGTGGCGCGGGATGGCTGGAATTCAGGCGACCGGATGACGTGGAGCATTACGAGGAGTTCCTGCTGCCCATTCCGCTGACCGAGGAACATCCCTGA